Proteins encoded together in one bacterium window:
- a CDS encoding carboxypeptidase-like regulatory domain-containing protein, producing MQAIQNLIISSIVCSLAYTSCINAPRDNKYDPLNPDKAEIIGKAGEPDGRNIAGVNVELIHEYDDEVVKSDTSDRSGNFCFDNIDPGVYRIHGSAPHFTEVSTAPESLWAGTCLDEYRLYFTTFDFEDDTEGAMPYGFSKIDGSWRVSKDPIMANEHSVPNVTSGLDIDGHDSAPSLTIFRTKAEYVDMALKLKVLNSSSPRWQTGIVFRYQDTENYYFTKIDSQSASIGFIKDCVESTLVDTNLVFLSDIWYTLKMRCDTAATDIYLDDALIFHISTINCVFPDGFFGMLVSSRESGIAATVNFDDILIDYKLQ from the coding sequence ATGCAAGCCATCCAAAATTTGATTATATCAAGTATTGTCTGTAGTCTTGCATATACGAGCTGTATTAATGCACCGCGCGATAATAAATACGATCCTCTCAATCCTGATAAAGCAGAAATAATCGGCAAAGCCGGTGAACCTGATGGTCGTAACATTGCTGGCGTAAACGTGGAGCTGATTCATGAATATGATGATGAAGTTGTCAAAAGTGATACCAGCGATCGGTCCGGCAATTTTTGTTTTGATAATATCGACCCGGGAGTATACCGTATTCATGGCTCAGCACCTCATTTTACCGAGGTGAGCACCGCACCTGAAAGCCTTTGGGCCGGAACCTGCCTCGATGAGTATCGACTATATTTCACTACCTTTGATTTTGAAGACGATACGGAAGGTGCAATGCCATACGGTTTCAGCAAAATAGATGGCTCATGGCGGGTTTCCAAGGATCCAATAATGGCAAATGAGCATTCTGTACCCAACGTCACCAGCGGCTTGGATATTGACGGTCATGATTCTGCCCCGTCTCTGACAATATTTAGAACAAAAGCCGAATATGTTGATATGGCACTCAAACTCAAAGTTTTGAATTCATCCAGTCCACGGTGGCAGACCGGAATTGTTTTCCGATACCAGGACACCGAGAACTATTATTTCACAAAGATCGATTCTCAATCGGCGAGCATTGGTTTTATTAAAGATTGCGTTGAGTCGACATTAGTCGACACCAACCTGGTTTTTCTGTCGGATATCTGGTATACCTTGAAAATGCGTTGCGATACTGCCGCCACGGACATCTACTTGGATGATGCGCTCATATTTCATATCTCGACAATCAACTGCGTCTTTCCGGACGGTTTTTTCGGTATGTTGGTGTCAAGTCGAGAATCAGGAATTGCCGCAACGGTAAATTTTGACGACATTCTTATAGATTACAAGCTTCAATAA
- a CDS encoding tetratricopeptide repeat protein — protein sequence MIYNLKMISMKNFCYFSFIHLFVFFTSAIAQNTNDDLSKKVIEQVAVYYAGGEYRAVINSLEYTLPQLNESAKPEAHKYLALSYAALGNIPTAREHFRTALSLNAKMILDTAMVSPDIMELVWQVKKDISREGAMCSCFIPGWGQMAKGETRKGCIVLGGSVATVVTSVLLWFIAEDRHDDYLALGYDDQARMDSYYHAYDRWYKAALLSSTVFAGIYVYGFYDALSVNKTSITDQFDDIKSKRVRIGYKIKF from the coding sequence ATGATCTACAACCTGAAAATGATTTCAATGAAGAATTTTTGCTATTTCAGTTTCATTCACCTTTTTGTGTTTTTCACCAGCGCTATCGCGCAAAATACTAATGACGATCTGTCTAAAAAAGTCATTGAGCAGGTAGCGGTATATTATGCTGGAGGTGAATATCGAGCAGTGATTAATTCGCTCGAATACACTTTACCGCAACTCAATGAATCAGCAAAGCCCGAAGCGCATAAGTACCTGGCGCTGAGCTATGCAGCATTAGGTAATATACCGACAGCACGGGAACATTTTAGAACGGCGCTCAGTTTGAATGCGAAGATGATACTAGATACGGCTATGGTTTCGCCCGATATTATGGAGCTTGTTTGGCAAGTAAAAAAAGATATATCCCGTGAAGGAGCGATGTGTTCTTGTTTTATCCCGGGCTGGGGACAGATGGCAAAGGGCGAAACCAGAAAAGGCTGTATCGTGCTTGGGGGCTCAGTTGCCACTGTGGTCACTTCAGTATTACTGTGGTTTATCGCGGAGGACAGACACGACGATTATCTTGCTTTAGGTTACGATGATCAAGCGCGGATGGACAGTTATTACCATGCCTACGATCGCTGGTACAAAGCAGCACTATTGAGTTCCACGGTATTTGCCGGTATCTACGTTTACGGTTTTTATGACGCCTTATCGGTAAACAAAACCAGCATTACCGATCAATTCGATGACATCAAAAGTAAACGCGTCCGGATCGGTTACAAGATAAAATTTTAA
- a CDS encoding choice-of-anchor J domain-containing protein, whose protein sequence is MAILTLVICCAWTESFETQNYFPPDDWIIVNEDALDAVWYRATGQGHTGTKVAACYYDTAYTGLNHTNLDYLITPRILPQAGDTLLGFWCLSTTTAGCSLDIMISTASPISMPSLSVIQTINVTGTSWTQYSVSLGSYAGVPVYIAFRTRKIPLHQAFGLDDITLPTKITQPYICNGRLRTKGPPSQKYLQVWGSHYQMGYAHGFYLAEEIMASFSHRWIGYTSYHACTPAVWENSFLPSFRAYYYVPQKFQDEAQGICDAFAAKGVSLYHAALGRNITSEDILAMTAATSQDKFGCSSVSGWGQSTAADDTLQGGFIIGRNVDARVGLYTTMGNISLIIAYTSDDPDEQPFFNVSMAGIFGAFSCINRNGVGLCQNTGNHPDTDTIPPNSLLGDFLSSRFGVEMIDPDGNGVNDIFDIDSMKVHSEHVRSNDLHVYSPNDAAHPVPAAILEINHLADTLRFVEHNTIPPVINSSWNLAVTNHDRLLYPPVGCWRYQRLADSLNADYHLNTPRTSRIANTVAIDYDAGTSHCTYHSMVLRPDLVVSNPDWPCVGVSYARCYRGAHTQGKVWYSWNELFDGVIPVEEITARPINREAVTATIVAGPLRLPKGKICRIFDITGRVVMPDKMKSGIYFVEIDGKMTNKIIKVR, encoded by the coding sequence ATGGCTATATTGACGCTGGTGATTTGCTGCGCCTGGACCGAGAGTTTTGAAACCCAGAATTATTTCCCGCCCGATGACTGGATCATCGTAAATGAAGACGCTCTGGACGCAGTTTGGTACCGGGCTACGGGCCAGGGGCACACGGGAACAAAGGTTGCCGCGTGCTATTATGATACTGCCTACACCGGTCTTAACCATACAAACCTGGATTACCTCATCACCCCTCGTATTCTACCCCAGGCAGGCGATACGTTGCTGGGTTTTTGGTGCCTATCAACGACCACGGCAGGCTGCAGCCTGGATATTATGATCTCAACCGCGTCGCCAATATCGATGCCTTCATTAAGTGTTATCCAGACCATCAACGTGACCGGTACCTCATGGACTCAATATTCTGTTTCCCTGGGTTCATATGCCGGTGTCCCCGTCTACATTGCTTTCAGAACAAGAAAAATTCCGCTTCACCAAGCGTTTGGTCTGGATGATATAACGCTCCCGACTAAAATCACCCAGCCGTATATCTGCAATGGCCGGTTGAGAACAAAGGGACCGCCGTCGCAAAAATATCTGCAGGTCTGGGGCAGCCATTACCAGATGGGTTATGCCCACGGGTTCTATCTCGCCGAAGAAATAATGGCATCGTTCAGTCACCGGTGGATCGGGTACACCAGTTACCATGCCTGTACACCCGCGGTGTGGGAAAATTCATTTCTACCTTCTTTCCGCGCGTACTATTATGTACCGCAGAAATTCCAGGATGAAGCTCAAGGGATATGCGATGCATTCGCCGCCAAGGGAGTGAGTCTCTATCATGCCGCATTGGGAAGAAACATAACCAGTGAAGACATCCTTGCCATGACCGCGGCAACCAGTCAAGACAAGTTCGGATGTTCAAGTGTTTCCGGCTGGGGACAATCGACCGCGGCCGATGATACTCTACAAGGCGGGTTCATCATTGGCCGGAACGTGGACGCGCGGGTGGGTCTGTACACAACCATGGGTAACATATCCTTAATAATTGCTTATACCTCTGATGATCCGGATGAACAACCTTTCTTTAATGTCAGCATGGCTGGTATCTTCGGTGCTTTTTCATGTATCAACCGCAATGGCGTCGGTCTGTGTCAAAATACCGGCAATCACCCCGATACCGACACCATACCGCCAAACTCCCTGCTCGGCGATTTTCTGTCCAGCCGGTTCGGGGTCGAGATGATTGATCCGGATGGCAATGGCGTGAATGATATTTTTGACATCGATTCGATGAAGGTCCATTCCGAACATGTGCGTTCCAACGATCTTCATGTCTATTCGCCTAACGATGCGGCGCATCCAGTACCCGCTGCAATTCTTGAGATAAATCACCTCGCGGACACGCTCCGTTTCGTTGAGCACAATACGATCCCGCCGGTAATAAACTCATCATGGAATCTCGCGGTGACCAATCACGACCGGTTGCTGTACCCGCCGGTGGGTTGTTGGCGATACCAGAGGCTGGCCGACTCGCTCAATGCCGACTATCATTTAAATACGCCGCGCACATCGAGAATCGCCAATACGGTGGCGATTGATTATGATGCCGGCACCAGCCATTGTACATACCATTCCATGGTGCTCCGTCCCGATCTGGTAGTTTCAAACCCGGACTGGCCCTGCGTCGGTGTCAGCTATGCGCGCTGTTATCGCGGCGCTCATACCCAGGGAAAAGTGTGGTATTCCTGGAATGAACTGTTCGATGGAGTAATACCGGTTGAAGAAATCACTGCCCGACCGATAAACAGGGAAGCGGTTACGGCCACCATCGTTGCCGGGCCTCTGCGATTGCCCAAAGGCAAGATCTGCCGAATCTTTGACATCACCGGCCGGGTAGTGATGCCGGACAAGATGAAATCCGGTATCTATTTTGTTGAAATTGATGGAAAGATGACAAATAAAATAATTAAAGTCAGGTAA
- a CDS encoding site-specific integrase, whose amino-acid sequence MRKYRRGDSWGIDRFANGKRLRYIVGTEEEADRELARLRAELASGAQPSDPKRKGLIFDNLCAEYLEYSKANKKPQSHRRDQVSIKSLLDTFAQKLVVKITAYDLEHYKTKRLLHVKPATVNRELSCIKHMFNLAVVWEKIKSHNLHKVKKFKEPDGRVRYLSDDEIPRVLAACSRYLRPIVIMALNTGMRKGEILNLKWTEVDMNNKLIIIIDAKNNKSRSIPINPVLFNELVVKKSKANSEYVFAHHDGTRFHELYYGFMSALKKVDINNFHFHDLRHTFASRLAMSGIDIRIIQELMGHKTITMTMRYSHLSSKTLREAVDRLCRPEDIKPGNSGADAQNSSTTIA is encoded by the coding sequence GTGAGGAAGTATCGGCGTGGCGACTCATGGGGCATTGACCGGTTCGCTAACGGCAAAAGACTCCGGTACATCGTTGGAACCGAAGAAGAAGCGGATAGGGAGCTCGCCCGGCTTCGTGCGGAACTTGCCAGCGGCGCGCAGCCATCCGATCCGAAAAGGAAAGGGTTGATCTTTGACAACCTATGTGCGGAATATCTAGAATATTCCAAAGCGAACAAGAAACCACAGTCACACCGCCGGGATCAGGTAAGCATAAAGAGCCTGCTCGACACCTTCGCCCAAAAACTGGTCGTCAAAATCACCGCGTACGACCTTGAGCATTACAAAACCAAAAGGCTTTTGCATGTCAAACCGGCCACGGTCAACCGCGAGCTTTCGTGCATCAAGCACATGTTCAATCTGGCCGTCGTCTGGGAGAAAATAAAAAGCCATAATTTGCACAAGGTAAAGAAGTTCAAAGAACCGGATGGAAGGGTCAGGTATCTGAGCGACGATGAAATACCCCGGGTCCTTGCCGCTTGTTCCCGATATTTAAGACCGATCGTGATCATGGCATTGAACACGGGCATGCGCAAAGGCGAGATCCTGAACCTGAAATGGACCGAAGTCGATATGAATAACAAATTGATCATAATAATCGACGCGAAGAACAACAAGTCAAGGAGCATACCCATTAATCCGGTTCTCTTCAATGAACTGGTCGTAAAAAAATCAAAAGCCAACAGCGAATATGTGTTCGCGCATCACGACGGCACAAGGTTCCATGAATTGTACTATGGTTTCATGTCGGCGCTTAAAAAGGTGGATATAAATAACTTTCATTTTCACGACCTCCGCCACACGTTCGCTTCAAGGCTTGCCATGAGCGGTATTGACATCAGGATCATTCAGGAATTAATGGGCCATAAAACGATCACCATGACCATGAGGTACAGCCATCTGTCCAGTAAAACCCTTCGGGAAGCAGTTGACAGACTATGCCGTCCGGAAGATATAAAACCCGGAAATAGTGGCGCAGACGCACAAAATTCCAGCACAACCATAGCTTAA